ATGCGAACTTCTACAATCTGTTCTGTTGCAGCACTGCCCGTTTCACAGAAAACGATTACCTCGGCGGCTGGTACATCTTTGACAAAGCCGGTGGAGAAACCAATATGGGCCTTACCGTAGTAGGCAGCACCAAAACCGGGTCCATGCTTTTCTTTGCTGACTTCTACGATCCTATCGGTAAAGGAAAATGTATTGGCGATGCTATGGTTGACTGGTGGAAAGCCCGCGGCACTGACCACGATCTTGGAGAAAGACAATGGTTCTATGGCATGAGCATCCTGGGTGACCCTACCCTCGCCTGGTGGAAAGGAGCAGTACCCCGTCCGCTTGAACCGGCAGAAGGTTCCGTATTCAATCACTATCCACGCAGCATGACCTTCAAATGGGCACCCGTGAATATTCCCGGTGTTACCTACAGCGTGGAAGTAGATGCATATGGTGCTGTGAACTCAGGCCAGTGGGCTGCACAGAGCTTCCGGAATTTTGCCGTGTATCATAACATTACCGGCACTTCCTTTAATCACAACTTCGTAGGGGCGCAACCCGGCAGATGGAGAGTAAGGGCTAAGATCGGCGACAGGTATTGCAACTGGAGCTGCTGGTGCTATTTCCGTTTTACAATTTGAGCAAAGTTCAGATATAGCCGGGAACAAAAAAAAGCAGCCCCTCGTCGGACGAGGCGGCTGCTTTTTTTTATTTGGCAATTTGAAATAATCTTTTACTTTTGCAGTCCTTTTATGGGATGCCCAGATGGCGAAATTGGTAGACGCACTGTGTTCAGGTCGCAGCGTTCGCAAGGATGTGCTGGTTCGAATCCAGTTCTGGGCACTTCAAGCCTCGTAAATTAATTTTTACGGGGCTTTTTTTTATCTTGGTTTCCTTATGCTGATAAAAACATTCATAATTGGAGCATTGTTCCTCTTTTCCTTTACCTCTCAAAAGGAAACAGTGTGGGTAGCAATTGGTGACTCTATCACCTACCTGAACGATCATCCTGATGAAACCGGGAATCGAGTTAGCAAAGGGTATTTAAGCCGCGTGACTGCCGAATTGCCCAACTTACGTTACATCAATCAGGGGCACAATGGCTGGAAGTCCAGTGATATCGCCAACAAGATCGAAGATCTTGGGTTGGTGAAAGCAGATGTTTACACGGTATTCTTAGGTACAAACGACTGGTGGGGCGGCCGACCTGTAGGAAATATCGATGATTACAAAAACAATACAGGCACCAATTCGGTATTCGGCTCATTCAGGATTATTGTTGATAAGATCCGTCAATTAAATAAAGAGGCGAAAATAGTGCTCATCACACCCATGCAGCGTAATGATTTTGTTTATTTGTCTGATGCCACTAATAACGCGCATGGTTCGTACAAAGATAAAAACGGGCAGTCACTGGAATTATTTGCCAATGCAGTGATCGCTATTGGAAAGCTTGAAAATATTCCTGTTATCGATCTTTACCACGATCCGTTGCTTGACCTGAAACACATGGTGAACTTCAAGCGCTTAAAAGATCCCCGCAGCGGTAAATATGTGAATTACCGTTACCCCACATTCACCACAATACCCTTTGATCCGAAAAACGATGAATATCCATACCCACCTAAAGCGATAAATATTACTTATGATGGATTACATCCATCAGATAAAGGAAATGAGATCATCGCAAAAAAAGTAATAAATGTAATCAGGCAGGCGCTGCCTTAGTTGCCGGAATGAAGCCCCAGCTTATTCCCTTCAGTATCAAAAAAGAGCGCAAAGAAACCCATTTCAGGACTGATCTCCGTTTTTGGAACGATGACCTCTCCCCCATTGGATGCCACTTTGTCCAGGGCAGGTTGCAGGTCTTTCCCTGCATTTAAATAAATGACTGCTCCATCCGTTGTTGGCTTGTAATCATCTCCTTTTGCCAGTACAACATTTACGGTTTCTCCATCGCTTGGCAATAAGCCCATTCGCACACCAGCCATTTCCGCTTCTTCTATGCTAACGCCTAAAATTGCCTGGTAAAAAGCGACCGCTCTTGAGAAATCCCTCACCGGGATCTCTATTATTGAAACTAAGTTCTTCATGTTTGCCTGTATTTATTATAAGGCAAAACTACCGGGCTTTCATAGTTGAAAATTGTACAAATGCGACACTTTAGTCTTTTTCGAAGATCGCAGCGGAGAGCAACATTTCGCCGTCTTCCAGGAAATCTTTGGGGCTTATACCTGTGAACTCTTTAAAGTCCCTGATAAAGTGAGCCTGGTCGTAATACTCGCTGGTGTAAGCTATTTGGGTCAGGCTTTCGGACTGCCTGTTAAGGAGGATCTTTAAAGCCGTCTGCAACCTGATGATCTTGCCCAGTTGTTTAGGGCTGATACCTATCAACTTTACAAATCTCCTTTCTAGCTGTCTTCTTTTTGATGGATCACCTTTGAGGATGTTATTTACTGAGATATTTCCTTTTGCAGATAAAAGAGCGTCAACAGTTGATTTTACAATATTGTCTATGGTTGTTTTGCTATTGAGCTTGTCCAGCAGGAAGCCTTCTGCTATTTCAATCCGTTCTTTTGTATCTGTTGCCTGAATGATCTTTTGGGTTAATTCCTTCGCAGGCTTTTTCCCGAATAGCTGGTCTATGGGAGTTTCTTTGTTTGCTAAGTTTTTGATAGGGGTTGTTACGAAGTTTGCGAAGCCGTATGGGTAAAAACGAATAGCGAAGGTGTTTACATAACCTGTTGGTTCAATATAAAAGGGGTCAATGGTTTGACCAAGCACCATTGCCCTGGGCTGAAGGATAAATTCATCGCTGGAGGTGTATCGTTTGATATCGTCTCCGAGGATAAATGCCATTTCGATGCAGCCATCGGGGATGATGCGTTGTCTCCGGGAACTCCCTTCTGCCGGAACTTCTAAAGTCCAATAGCATTTTACAAGAGATCTTAAGTCCGAATGTGGTTCAAATGTTTGATAGTTCATTGTTGTGCTGCGTCTTCAAAGATACCAAAAAGGGGGAGGCCGGCTATAAGTAGTTTTATGCCTGGAACTTTTCATAAATGTTCCGATCTTTAGCTTACATATGCTATTAACTAAACAACGCGTTGGGCTATGACGGATACTTCTTATACCACCACCCTTCTGCCGCTGACAGAAGCCGATAAACAGGTGATTAAAAAGGCGATAAAACCTTATTACCAGGTAAATTTTATACTGATACCGGTTTTAGCTGTTGTATTTTTCTTTGGATTATGGTATTTCCTCATCTTCCTAACCCTTGTGGTTTGTTATAATTTATTTGCCTTCTCCAGTATTAAGAAAAATGAGCTATCGTTAAGTAATCCCAAAACCATACTGACCGGTGAAATCACCAAAAAGGAACCGCCGGGGGATGGAACGTTCATCTATTTTGGACAGGAAAGATTTGAACTGACCTATGCAAATATTACTTACCCCGTTGAAGTGGGTGATAAGGTTTCTCTTCATTATTCGCAGTTTAATGCTAACCAGAGAGGTATCCTTCTTAGTGTTGAAAAGCAGCATATCCGGTAGGGCGGCTTTTATGAAGCTAAGGAGTTATCCCGAAAGAAGTTTTATATTTGGGGTTTACGGGCCTGGGACCATCCATTGCCCGATGAACTTTAACCCAACACCATGCTGGATTCAGGACAATTACAATCGCTTTACGGGCAGGGCAACTATCAGCAATGCCTTGAAGAACTAAATCTCCTGCTGCTTTTTAACCCTCAGGATACAGCCGCATTACTACTGAAGGGCAAGTGCCTGTACCAGATCGCCGTGAATGAAATCCAATCCGGCAACGAGGCAGATCTTACTTTTGCTGCCAGCTGTTTTGAAGAAGTGCTTGCACTATCGCCTTCCCATGAAGAAGCGATGACCTTTGCAGCCTATATCAACATCTTCATCACACAGGCAGATCTTCCTGCAGCTATCAGTTATTGCAACAGACTGCTCACTTCAGCTGATCCAATGACCCGGGCGAATGCGCTTCGCTATCGCCAGGAAGCATATTCCCTGACAGGCGAATTCGATCTGGTATTGAAAGATCTGACAACGCTGGCAGAGCTGATCAAAGAAATTTATAAAAAAAATCTGCCCGCCCTGGATCAGGAATCCGGCGATCTTTATTTCAGAAAAGGAACAATCTGCCTTGAGAAATTTGCCGACCATAGCAAGGCCCTGGAAGCCTTCAGGGAAGTGCTGAAACACGGGCACATGGACTTCAGGGCTTTTTGCCGGATAACGGAAGCTGCACTGAACCACGGGGATTACGAAACAGGTGGAGAAGCCGCTGTACTGGCTTTTTTTACTGACAGTCCGGATCCCGGAAATGAACGGCTCGCACTTTACCATCAGATGGAAGCATTCAACCGCCAGGGCATTCATCATCCATCATTGGTGAAAGCCATGTTTACCGGGCAGCGGATCTTTGCGGATGTAGTAGGTGGGGACACAACTGAGCTACTGAGCTTTGCCCGGCAATATGTAAAAATGTACCCGGACTGGTTCTGGGCCTGGCACTATGCCGGCGCCGCATTATATGATGCAGAAAACTACGAAGCA
This DNA window, taken from Chitinophaga niabensis, encodes the following:
- a CDS encoding SGNH/GDSL hydrolase family protein, which codes for MLIKTFIIGALFLFSFTSQKETVWVAIGDSITYLNDHPDETGNRVSKGYLSRVTAELPNLRYINQGHNGWKSSDIANKIEDLGLVKADVYTVFLGTNDWWGGRPVGNIDDYKNNTGTNSVFGSFRIIVDKIRQLNKEAKIVLITPMQRNDFVYLSDATNNAHGSYKDKNGQSLELFANAVIAIGKLENIPVIDLYHDPLLDLKHMVNFKRLKDPRSGKYVNYRYPTFTTIPFDPKNDEYPYPPKAINITYDGLHPSDKGNEIIAKKVINVIRQALP
- a CDS encoding VOC family protein encodes the protein MKNLVSIIEIPVRDFSRAVAFYQAILGVSIEEAEMAGVRMGLLPSDGETVNVVLAKGDDYKPTTDGAVIYLNAGKDLQPALDKVASNGGEVIVPKTEISPEMGFFALFFDTEGNKLGLHSGN
- a CDS encoding AraC family transcriptional regulator — encoded protein: MNYQTFEPHSDLRSLVKCYWTLEVPAEGSSRRQRIIPDGCIEMAFILGDDIKRYTSSDEFILQPRAMVLGQTIDPFYIEPTGYVNTFAIRFYPYGFANFVTTPIKNLANKETPIDQLFGKKPAKELTQKIIQATDTKERIEIAEGFLLDKLNSKTTIDNIVKSTVDALLSAKGNISVNNILKGDPSKRRQLERRFVKLIGISPKQLGKIIRLQTALKILLNRQSESLTQIAYTSEYYDQAHFIRDFKEFTGISPKDFLEDGEMLLSAAIFEKD